From Pyrenophora tritici-repentis strain M4 chromosome 1, whole genome shotgun sequence, the proteins below share one genomic window:
- a CDS encoding SrmB, Superfamily II DNA and RNA helicase, with translation MAPRASSPALSETEFDIFDALAGGDQEQQETGLDANLGLDLNIGEDDGSDDEAFIAAKQAASNRKASNVGKSVKKGGGFQAMGLNAALLKAIAQKGFKIPTPIQRKAVPLMLQGEDVVGMARTGSGKTAAFVIPMIQKLKAHSAKVGARGIIMSPSRELALQTLKVVKELGRGTDLRTILLVGGDSLEEQFSSMTTNPDIIIATPGRFLHLKVEMGLDLSSVRYIVFDEADRLFEMGFAAQLSEILHALPASRQTLLFSATLPKSLVEFARAGLQEPKLIRLDAESKISPDLKSAYFTIKSGDRDGALLHLLDNVIKVPVGETDASKKAKEDAEKASNSKKRKRSEGFVKDVPVAESTIIFAATKHRVEYLSNLLRNAGYAVSYVYGNLDQTARKEQIQDFRTGLTRILVVTDVAARGVDMPHINHVINYDFPSQPKIFVHRVGRTARAGRKGWAYSLCRHVDLPYLIDLQLFLGKRLLVGRSSEEPNYAEDFVVGSLAPWQLESSVELVNKQLAEDEDLALLLSVAEKGERQYQRTRNQASAQSVGRAKELVASPNFAETHMLFSDDAHQAQREKENMLARIQSFRPAETVFEIGRRGTGSETAEIMRKRREQVGRQKAKQAANKMAEGSLDAIDEPSRKSNDGVESDDEVEVANGIYESDSDELEVSVSQPTSKKSKQDSWRNDDYFMSYLPKENMAEEKAYGVSGGDAGNTNFVSAARAAEMSLVNDEIQGFADAAKSKMRWDKKSKKYVNRTNDEDGSKGTKMIRGESGQKIAASFRSGRFDDWRKANKVKMPRVGEMEAPNRSAASFNNAPRYKHKAEKAPKQADRYRDDYHVQKKRVAEAKEKRIGAFKDGGAKNELRDVDAVRKNRRVKEQRQAKNARPSKKRKF, from the exons ATGGCTCCCCGCGCGAGCTCGCCGGCGCTCTCCGAAACCGAATTCGACATATTCGATGCTCTCGCTGGCGGCGATCAAGAACAGCAAGAGACGGGTTTGGACGCGAATCTGGGCTTGGATCTCAACATTGGGGAGGATGACGGCTCCgatgacgaggcattcatTGCCGCCAAGCAGGCTGCATCGAACCGCAAAGCCTCCAACGTAGGGAAATCGGTCAAAAAAGGTGGAGGTTTTCAGGCAATGGGCTTGAACGCAGCGCTGCTCAAAGCTATCGCACAGAAAGGCTTCAAGATACCAACTCCGATCCAGCGGAAAGCAGTGCCTCTGATGTTACAGGGCGAGGATGTGGTTGGCATGGCCAGGACCGGGTCTGGAAAGACGGCTGCTTTTGTCATACCTATGATTCAAAAGCTCAAGGCGCATTCTGCCAAAGTAGGCGCTCGCGGTATCATCATGTCTCCATCTCGCGAGTTGGCTCTGCAGACGCTCAAGGTTGTCAAAGAATTAGGGCGCGGCACCGATCTAAGGACCATCCTACTTGTTGGTGGTGACAGCCTAGAAGAAC AATTCAGCTCCATGACCACCAACCCCGATATCATCATCGCCACACCTGGTCGTTTCCTGCATTTGAAAGTCGAGATGGGCCTTGATCTGTCTTCTGTCCGGTACATTGTCTTCGACGAGGCCGATCGTCTATTCGAAATGGGTTTTGCAGCACAACTATCTGAGATTTTGCATGCCCTACCGGCCTCAAGACAAACACTGCTATTCAGTGCCACACTACCAAAGTCACTTGTTGAGTTTGCAAGAGCAGGTCTTCAGGAGCCGAAGCTGATCCGTCTCGATGCAGAGAGCAAGATTTCACCCGATCTCAAGAGTGCCTACTTCACCATAAAATCCGGAGATCGAGACGGCGCGTTACTTCATCTTCTCGACAACGTCATCAAGGTGCCAGTGGGCGAGACTGACGCATCAAAGAAAGCCAAGGAAGACGCCGAGAAAGCCAGCAACAGCAAGAAGCGCAAGCGTAGCGAAGGGTTCGTAAAAGACGTTCCCGTCGCCGAGTCCACGATTATCTTCGCTGCAACCAAACACAGGGTGGAATATCTCTCCAACCTTCTTCGCAACGCGGGATATGCGGTATCTTATG TGTATGGAAACCTCGATCAGACCGCTCGCAAAGAGCAAATACAAGACTTCCGCACCGGGTTGACGCGTATACTTGTCGTCACTGATGTCGCTGCCCGTGGTGTGGACATGCCGCATATCAACCATGTGATCAACTACGACTTCCCTTCGCAGCCCAAGATTTTCGTGCATCGAGTGGGACGCACAGCCCGAGCCGGAAGAAAGGGATGGGCCTATAGTCTTTGCAGACACGTCGATCTGCCGTACCTCATAGATTTACAGCTTTTCCTTGGCAAGCGACTACTAGTCGGAAGGTCGAGCGAGGAACCGAACTATGCAGAAGATTTCGTTGTCGGAAGCTTAGCGCCATGGCAACTGGAATCTTCCGTCGAACTAGTGAACAAGCAGCTCGCCGAGGATGAGGACCTGGCGCTTCTATTGAGCGTGGCTGAAAAGGGAGAGCGTCAATATCAACGAACACGTAACCAAGCAAGCGCACAAAGTGTAGGGCGGGCCAAGGAGCTAGTAGCATCCCCGAACTTTGCAGAGACGCACATGCTCTTCAGCGACGATGCCCACCAAGCTCAAAGGGAGAAGGAGAACATGCTTGCCAGAATTCAGTCTTTCAGACCTGCGGAGACTGTGTTCGAGATTGGTCGACGTGGAACCGGTAGCGAAACAGCTGAAATAATGCGCAAAAGACGAGAGCAGGTCGGACGACAAAAGGCCAAGCAGGCAGCCAACAAGATGGCTGAAGGCAGCTTGGATGCAATCGACGAACCTTCAAGAAAGTCAAATGATGGAGTAGAGTCAGACGACGAAGTCGAGGTTGCGAACGGCATATACGAATCTGATTCTGACGAACTCGAGGTGTCAGTCTCACAGCCAACGTCGAAAAAGTCAAAACAAGACAGCTGGCGGAATGACGACTATTTCATGTCGTACCTCCCCAAGGAGAACATGGCAGAAGAAAAGGCATACGGTGTGAGTGGTGGAGATGCTGGTAACACCAACTTCGTGTCAGCAGCAAGGGCAGCAGAAATGTCTCTGGTGAACGATGAGATCCAAGGATTTGCGGATGCAGCCAAATCGAAGATGCGATGGGACAAGAAGTCGAAAAAGTATGTCAATCGCACCAACGATGAGGATGGGTCCAAGGGAACAAAGATGATTCGAGGAGAAAGTGGACAGAAGATTGCGGCCAGTTTCCGCAGTGGCCGTTTCGATGACTGGCGCAAGGCCAACAAGGTGAAGATGCCCCGAGTTGGTGAAATGGAGGCACCCAACCGCTCTGCTGCATCCTTCAATAACGCCCCGCGTTACAAGCACAAGGCGGAGAAGGCTCCGAAGCAGGCTGATCGGTACCGCGATGATTATCATGTCCAGAAGAAGCGGGTGGCTGAGGCCAAGGAGAAGCGCATCGGTGCATTCAAGGATGGTGGTGCCAAGAATGAACTTCGAGACGTGGACGCAGTGCGGAAGAATCGCAGGGTCAAGGAACAGCGTCAAGCGAAGAATGCACGCCCATCGAAGAAGCGGAAGTTTTGA
- a CDS encoding Homeobox domain containing protein: MDSTGTSTTAPPAAKQPGSDVKPRLTKDQHDILEQHFLAQHKPSTNVKKEFASRLGVPLDKINASRPLLAASGHS; encoded by the coding sequence ATGGACTCGACCGGCACCTCGACGACCGCACCGCCCGCGGCCAAGCAGCCCGGCAGCGATGTCAAGCCGCGCCTGACCAAGGACCAGCACGACATCCTCGAGCAGCATTTTCTGGCCCAGCACAAGCCGAGCACCAATGTGAAGAAGGAGTTTGCCTCGCGGCTGGGCGTGCCGCTGGACAAGATCAACGCAAGTAGACCCCTCTTGGCCGCAAGCGGGCATAGCTAA
- a CDS encoding RFA2, Single-stranded DNA-binding replication protein A (RPA), medium subunit, translating into MNYNGYETSYTSYGAGGGAGGGGFIPGEGGSTQSPGNRRDHSHDSLRPVTIKQILEAQGEAGSGSDQTLKIDGAVLSQLTLVGQIRNISNQTTNTTYRLDDGTGSIEVKVWVDSDSSEQPNPTKAKLVEGAYCRAWGKLKIFNDRRSVGATVIRPIEDMNEVSFHLLEATAVHLHFTRGPPGGARTAGANANGAAGQQQQKAAGGEYGGYDLSKYGPVAKKVFQYLREAPQSNEGLNQHEIAAKLGIDTADVAKGSDELLSAGLIYTTVDDQTWAILEAD; encoded by the exons ATGA ACTACAACGGCTACGAAACCTCGTATACCTCGTACGGCGCTGGCGGTGGTGCTGGCGGAGGCGGCTTTATACCAGGAGAGGGTGGCAGTACACAAAGCCCTGGCAACCGACGAGACCACAGTCACGACTCGCTGCGCCCAGTCACCATCAAGCAAATTCTTGAGGCCCAAGGAGAAGCCGGTAGCGGCAGCGATCAGACTCTCAAGATCGATGGCGCCGTGCTCAGCCAG CTCACACTTGTCGGCCAAATACGCAACATATCCAACCAGACGACAAACACCACCTACAGACTCGATGACGGCACCGGAAGTATAGAGGTCAAGGTCTGGGTCGATTCCGACTCATCTGAACAGCCCAACCCAACCAAAGCCAAGCTTGTTGAAGGTGCATACTGCAGAGCATGGGGCAAATTAAAAATCTTCAACGACCGGAGATCTGTGGGAGCGACCGTCATCCGCCCAATCGAAGACATGAACGAGGTTTCCTTCCACCTGCTCGAAGCGACCGCTGTACATTTACACTTCACTCGCGGGCCACCTGGTGGCGCGCGGACTGCTGGTGCCAACGCAAATGGTGCGGCAGGACAGCAACAACAAAAAGCAGCCGGTGGTGAATATGGCGGCTACGATCTCAGCAAATACGGTCCGGTAGCGAAGAAGGTGTTCCAGTATTTGAGGGAAGCACCGCAGTCGAACGAGGGTCTGAATCAGCATGAGATTGCTGCAAAGCTCGGTATCGATACAGCCGATGTTGCAAAGGGTTCCGATGAGCTTCTGTCTGCAGGTCTCATCTATACCACCGTTGATGACCAGACCTGGGCAATCCTCGAGGCCGACTAA
- a CDS encoding PutA, NAD-dependent aldehyde dehydrogenase → MGSSKGLQPLRSVSKSINALPAAYAGAQTASRRYAGTLANFKIPAINNEPNQHYTKGSVDRQKLQDAVARMKKQGPVQVPLAIGGEYINNSSILTQNNPSSHADVIAKYSNASPADVKKAINAALAAKPAWESLPFAERASVFLKAADLIATKYRYDIMAATMVGQGKNAWQAEIDAAAELCDFLRFNVKYAEDTYGHQPTHNSPGVWNRVEYRPLEGFVYAVSPFNFTAIGGNLPAAPALMGNVVVWKPSPSAIASNWLIYQILIEAGLPPNVIQWVPGDAVEVTKEVLSHRQFASLHYTGSTAVFRSLYGKIANGVAEGKYQSYPRIVGETGGKNFHLVHKDADMTNAAIQTVRGAFEYQGQKCSACSRLYVPESAWPEFKKILVREVEALKIGEPTDFSNFIGPVIHEASFKKLSGVIDEAKNDSELELVVGGKYDSSKGYYIHPTIYRTTNPNHPLLSRELFGPILVTYVYDDAPANAFGDMIKQIDETSEYALTGAVFANDRETIKFASDKLRDTAGNFYINCKCTGAVVGQQPFGGSRASGTNDKAGSATLLARFVNMRAVKEEFLPTEKVTYPSNEV, encoded by the exons ATGGGTTCTTCAAAGGGTCTCCAGCCTCTGCGCTCTGTTTCTAAATCCATTAATGCTCTGCCCGCAGCTTATGCGGGTGCGCAAACCGCATCACGACGATATGCGGGGACACTTGCAAACTTCAAGATTCCCGCTATTAATAACGAGCCCAAT CAACACTACACCAAAGGCTCAGTAGACCGACAAAAGCTTCAAGATGCAGTCGCTCGCATGAAGAAGCAAGGTCCAGTCCAAGTACCTCTTGCTATAGGCGGAGAATAT ATCAACAACTCTTCAATCCTTACCCAGAACAACCCCTCCTCCCACGCCGACGTGATCGCCAAATACTCGAATGCCAGCCCCGCAGACGTCAAGAAAGCCATAAATGCAGCACTAGCAGCAAAGCCAGCATGGGAGTCACTGCCCTTCGCCGAACGTGCTTCCGTGTTTCTCAAGGCGGCTGACCTCATTGCCACAAAGTATCGATACGATATCATGGCTGCGACTATGGTGGGGCAAGGAAAGAATGCATGGCAAGCTGAGATTGATGCGGCGGCAGAACTTTGCGACTTCCTGAGGTTCAATGTCAAATATGCGGAAGACACATATGGACACCAACCAACACACAACTCTCCAGGAGTATGGAA CCGCGTTGAGTACCGACCCCTAGAAGGCTTCGTTTATGCTGTATCACCATTCAACTTCACAGCCATCGGTGGAAACCTTCCCGCAGCCCCAGCTCTGATGGGCAATGTAGTCGTCTGGAAGCCGTCGCCGTCTGCAATCGCCTCGAATTGGCTAATCTATCAAATCTTGATCGAGGCCGGTCTTCCACCAAACGTGATCCAGTGGGTACCCGGCGACGCGGTGGAAGTGACAAAAGAAGTTCTGTCACATAGGCAATTTGCATCTCTACACTACACTGGTAGCACGGCAGTTTTCCGGTCATTGTATGGGAAGATCGCCAACGGTGTGGCTGAGGGCAAGTACCAGAGCTACCCCAGGATCGTTGGCGAGACGGGTGGCAAGAACTTCCATCTTGTGCACAAGGATGCCGACATGACCAATGCTGCCATTCAGACTGTCCGCGGTGCTTTCGAATACCAGGGACAAAAGTGTAGCGCCTGCTCGCGCCTATACGTACCAGAGTCGGCATGGCCCGAGTTCAAGAAGATCTTGGTCAGGGAGGTTGAGGCACTGAAAATTGGCGAGCCTACTGACTTCTCCAACTTCATCGGCCCCGTCATCCACGAAGCTTCCTTCAAGAAGCTCTCCGGTGTCATCGATGAAGCCAAGAACGACAGCGAACTCGAATTGGTTGTTGGTGGCAAGTACGATAGCAGCAAGGGCTACTACATCCACCCTACGATTTACCGTACCACGAACCCCAACCACCCGCTCCTTTCCCGCGAACTGTTCGGCCCCATTCTGGTTACCTACGTCTACGATGATGCTCCGGCTAACGCTTTCGGTGACATGATCAAGCAGATCGATGAGACTTCAGAGTATGCGTTGACTGGTGCAGTATTTGCAAATGACCGGGAGACGATCAAGTTTGCCTCGGACAAGCTTAGGGACACTGCCGGTAACTTCTACATCAACTGCAAGTGCACAGGTGCTGTCGTTGGCCAGCAGCCGTTTGGTGGATCTAGGGCGAGTGGAACGAACGACAAGGCCGGCAGTGCAACCTTACTTGCAAGATTCGTCAATATGAGAGCAGTCAAGGAGGAGTTCTTGCCCACGGAGAAGGTCACTTACCCTAGCAACGAGGTGTAA
- a CDS encoding phosphatase-phosphohexomutase, translated as MTVPKPSFSSPAQTIKCHGLLFDMDGTIIDSTPAIVKHWQKIGKEIGVDPDVILATSHGRRSIDVLQIYEPKLANWEYISHAEGLIPKEFGGDAIEIPGSRALLERLEEEVVPWCIVTSGTRPLVQGWLDVMKLAHPKNLVTAEDVLNGKPDPTCYQMGAKKLDLQRKEPSIVVFEDAPAGVRSGKAAGFVVVGLYTTHTLEQLVEAGADYIVKDMESVKLKSWDKASGVGEMQITDALE; from the exons ATGACCGTACCCAAGCCGTCTTTCTCGTCACCTGCACAGACGATCAAGTGCCATGGCTTG CTCTTTGACATGGA TGGTACAATCATCGACTCGACACCAGCTATAGTCAAGCACTGGCAAAA GATAGGAAAGGAGATTGGCGTCGATCCTGATGTTATTCTTGCTACATCCCACGGCCGCAGATCGATCGACGTGCTCCAGATCTATGAGCCGAAGCTCGCTAACTGGGAAT ACATCTCCCACGCAGAAGGCCTGATACCGAAAGAATTCGGGGGAGACGCTATCGAGATTCCCGGATCCCGAGCCCTGCTAGAGAGGCTAGAAGAGGAGGTGGTTCCATGGTGTATTGTCACTTCGGGCACACGACCGCTTGTTCAAGGCTGGCTTGATGTTATGAAGCTGGCGCATCCTAAGAACCTCGTCACTGCAGAAGATGTACTTAACGGCAAGCCGGATCCTACTTGCTATCAGATGGGAGCAAAGAAACTGGATCTCCAGCGAAAGGAGCCGTCTATCGTGGTCTTTGAGGATGCACCAGCGGGGGTTCGATCAGGCAAGGCGGCAGGGTTCGTCGTAGTCGGCCTGTACACGACCCACACGCTAGAACAGCTAGTGGAAGCCGGCGCAGACTATATAGTGAAAGATATGGAGAGTGTCAAACTGAAGAGCTGGGACAAGGCATCTGGGGTGGGAGAGATGCAGATTACAGATGCCTTGGAATAG
- a CDS encoding nucleolar GTP-binding protein 2, whose protein sequence is MKVGKPKSKRVPVRLRHKIEKASAAKQKKAKKLAKKDPTWRSKTKKEPGIPNLFPYKDKILAEVEEQRRRKEEEKARLRQLAREQKMGGTAAEDAMEDDEEFEQFDAEGDELLADDSSEDEDSMQVDNNSNPMAALLASAKARAAEFEKNDHDQDAMQDSEDEESDEEDAVKVRKDASRKQFDKVYKQVVDSADVVLYVLDARDPMGTRSKEVEQAVMAADRGSKRLIFILNKIDLVPPPVLRAWLVHLRRSFPTLPLRASKPAPNARTFEHKDLTMKGTSETLFKALKTFAESRQLKRSVKVGIIGYPNVGKSSVINALTSRLGGRAAGCPTGAEAGVTTSLREVKLDNKLKLLDSPGIVFPNTTEGSKDSKVLQKARLILLNAVPPREIDDPVPAVTLLLKRLSSSEELFAKLMEVYDLPPLHSVGNDRTTDFLVQVARKRGRLGKGGVPNMHSAAQTVINDWRDGRIQGWTSPPKDAPTGPSTTKTAPATKGLVGDQKEIVKEWAAEFKLEGLWGDDANDTAAPEAMEI, encoded by the exons ATGAAGGTCGGAA AGCCAAAATCTAAGCGCGTACCTGTGCGCCTGCGACACAAGATCGAGAAGGCGTCAGCGGCGAAGcagaagaaggcgaagaagcTAGCGAAAAAG GACCCAACATGGCGATCCAAGACGAAGAAAGAACCTGGCATTCCCAACCTGTTTCCCTACAAGGACAAGATTCTGGCAGAAGTTGAGGAACAGCGCAGGAGgaaggaagaagagaaggcCCGCCTGCGGCAGTTGGCGAGAGAGCAGAAAATGGGTGGCACAGCTGCAGAAGATGCCATGGAGGATGATGAGGAGTTTGAACAGTTTGACGCAGAAGGCGACGAACTTCTGGCCGACGACAgcagcgaagatgaggacTCGATGCAAGTG GATAACAACTCCAACCCAATGGCTGCTCTCTTAGCTTCAGCAAAAGCGCGCGCCGCCGAATTTGAGAAGAACGACCACGACCAAGACGCGATGCAAGACAGCGAAGACGAGGAGTCGGATGAAGAGGATGCGGTCAAAGTGCGAAAGGATGCATCAAGAAAGCAGTTTGATAAAGTCTACAAGCAGGTTGTCGATTCTGCGGACGTTGTCTTGTATGTTTTGGATGCTCGAGACCCCATGGGAACACGATCCAAAGAGGTGGAGCAAGCAGTCATGGCAGCCGACCGTGGAAGCAAACGTTTGATCTTCATCCTCAACAAGATCGATCTCGTCCCACCGCCTGTGCTTCGAGCATGGCTCGTTCACCTTCGTCGATCGTTTCCTACTCTTCCACTGCGCGCATCGAAACCTGCGCCGAATGCGAGGACATTTGAACACAAGGATCTTACCATGAAGGGCACATCAGAGACTTTGTTCAAGGCTTTGAAGACTTTTGCGGAATCACGGCAGCTCAAGCGATCAGTCAAGGTCGGCATCATCGGTTATCCCAACGTTGGCAAGTCATCCGTCATCAATGCCTTGACTTCTAGGCTAGGCGGAAGAGCTGCCGGTTGCCCAACTGGTGCTGAGGCCGGTGTTACCACTAGTCTCCGCGAGGTCAAATTAGACAATAAGTTGAAGCTTCTGGACTCGCCCGGCATCGTCTTCCCCAACACCACTGAAGGATCCAAAGATAGCAAAGTATTGCAGAAGGCGCGACTCATTCTCTTGAACGCAGTCCCGCCTAGAGAGATTGACGACCCTGTTCCAGCCGTCACTCTCCTGTTGAAGAGGCTTTCGTCATCGGAGGAGCTCTTTGCGAAGCTTATGGAGGTATACGATCTGCCTCCTCTACATAGTGTGGGTAATGATCGAACAACCGACTTCTTAGTCCAGGTAGCGAGGAAGAGAGGTCGACTTGGAAAGGGCGGCGTACCGAATATGCACAGTGCGGCACAAACAGTTATTAATGACTGGAGGGATGGCCGCATTCAAGGATGGACAAGCCCACCCAAGGATGCGCCCACGGGGCCTTCTACTACGAAAACTGCCCCTGCTACCAAGGGTCTCGTTGGTGACCAGAAGGAGATTGTCAAGGAGTGGGCTGCTGAGTTCAAGCTCGAAGGGCTTTGGGGTGACGACGCAAATGACACCGCGGCGCCGGAGGCAATGGAGATATGA
- a CDS encoding CIA30 family protein — translation MGNEKELVLFGGDKGWNASDWTASDDRVRGGKSQSYLDIEGCSARFHGNLDITALGGAGFASQRTTGDDRSWNLSGYDGIYLTLGKHDGKKYTLTLKDEILPLMADGREQSSLSYEYDFDSKDEMEIFVPWQAMKPTYRGREQEDAKPLNKESVKRMSLMMRSFFAQQEGDFDLTINSIGAISQPSDVEKGISYRPRGVVIGDQEVWSWKNSNLVGLALILGSAWAISAGYCWFKGYDMSFMRFKRWWFVVKK, via the exons ATGGGAAACGAAAAGGAGCTCGTGCTGTTTGGAGGTGACAA GGGCTGGAATGCTTCAGATTGGACAGCGAGCGATGACCGGGTCCGCGGGGGGAAGTCGCAG TCTTACCTTGACATTGAAGGTTGTTCGGCGCGTTTTCACGGTAACCTCGACATCACGGCTCTCGGTGGCGCCGGCTTTGCCAGCCAACGCACTACGGGGGATGATCGATCCTGGAACCTATCCGGCTACGATGGCATCTATCTCACCTTAGGAAAGCACGATGGCAAGAAGTATACGTTGACGCTCAAAGACGAAATCTTGCCACTTATGGCAGATGGCCGAGAACAATCTTCGCTCAGCTACGAGTATGATTTCGATTCCAAGGACGAGATGGAGATTTTTGTGCCATGGCAGGCGATGAAGCCGACGTATCGCGGAAGGGAACAGGAAGATGCGAAACCTTTGAACAAAGAGAGTGTCAAAAGGATGAGTTTAATGATGAGGAG TTTCTTCGCACAGCAGGAAGGCGATTTTGACCTCACCATCAATTCTATCGGTGCTATCTCGCAACCCAGCGATGTCGAGAAGGGGATCAGTTACCGCCCACGAGGCGTCGTTATCGGC GATCAGGAGGTTTGGTCATGGAAAAACTCCAACCTTGTCGGACTGGCACTCATTCTGGGGTCAGCTTGGGCTATCTCCGCTGGATATTGCTGGTTCAAGGGTTATGATATGAGTTTCATGAGGTTCAAGAGGTGGTGGTTTGTTGTAAAGAAGTAA
- a CDS encoding Tymo-45kd-70kd domain containing protein, whose product MAATNGAYMHNPQEPDFPYDNGMPHPYSSDLSFTVPAPMPSDVAPSHPEFDNFADFQIDYSALTATNTNGSTTAEPQQSTGSISSEASPYNGTQSSGTTQSPNGPTPASIASLNSVYTGWTEDPTQLAQLKQTDEPEDQFAPYNVSQASEQTLPFWPQDASSQMYPQSSFYQQQNVSAHAILTTPEQTRKLSGTPSDLEIPMHFRDDAYARRNSSTSNLATNMDAIHIRNGTPDDFNHSDQSSSIAARRQKRPINLSSSAMRSASYSAPMPSPGGNNDKVIRRIRSSGIGNAGGRVQKSQPGSAQRSPMAMSFSDAAASPKFARTFSSSSATTIGHGGSLAPPTPLTPQDSGNYWGGAAVIRPHSTMPDHNSPESMHTNWSSDQAGNIIAKSTSPPSMDLQSRFINDALYRDTPPQSAPATQQHFQRTPYMHHPQMRPGFHSTTDLTIQQPKPSHFRRPSLPDTAQTQDESNMHFVQPGTMNYDEMSLSGIHHNVPFAPQISTVPDFLVHQYNPPQGTDSHGNPLRRTTEPQPKSYIFANQGPGDFGGQ is encoded by the coding sequence ATGGCTGCCACCAACGGCGCTTACATGCACAACCCGCAGGAGCCCGACTTTCCCTACGACAACGGAATGCCCCACCCCTACTCCAGTGATCTTTCCTTCACCGTCCCCGCGCCCATGCCAAGTGATGTTGCGCCGTCCCATCCCGAGTTCGACAACTTTGCCGATTTCCAAATAGACTACTCGGCACTTACAGCTACTAACACCAACGGCTCAACCACTGCTGAACCACAGCAAAGCACAGGATCCATTTCATCCGAGGCTTCCCCCTATAATGGCACCCAGTCGTCAGGTACTACGCAGTCACCGAATGGTCCCACCCCGGCCTCCATTGCCTCGCTAAACTCCGTCTACACCGGCTGGACTGAGGATCCTACTCAACTAGCGCAGCTCAAGCAGACCGATGAGCCCGAGGATCAATTTGCGCCATACAATGTCTCTCAGGCCTCGGAACAGACGCTACCGTTTTGGCCGCAGGATGCGTCAAGCCAAATGTACCCACAGTCCAGCTTCTATCAGCAACAAAATGTATCTGCACACGCCATCCTCACCACACCAGAGCAAACGCGCAAGCTCAGTGGGACGCCTTCTGACCTTGAGATTCCAATGCACTTCCGTGACGATGCATATGCGCGAAGGAACTCGTCGACAAGTAATCTGGCGACCAACATGGATGCCATCCACATTCGAAATGGTACACCCGATGACTTCAATCATTCTGATCAGTCGTCGAGCATTGCTGCGAGGAGGCAGAAGCGTCCCATCAATCTCAGCTCGAGCGCAATGCGAAGCGCATCCTACTCAGCTCCCATGCCTTCACCAGGTGGCAACAACGACAAGGTGATTCGCAGAATTCGCTCAAGTGGCATCGGAAATGCCGGCGGTCGTGTGCAAAAGTCGCAACCGGGCTCGGCGCAACGCTCCCCAATGGCTATGAGCTTCTCTGATGCTGCTGCATCACCAAAGTTTGCACGGACATTCTCATCTTCAAGTGCCACTACCATCGGCCATGGTGGCAGCCTGGCGCCACCAACTCCATTGACTCCGCAGGATTCTGGAAACTACTGGGGCGGTGCTGCTGTGATCAGGCCCCATTCAACAATGCCAGACCACAACAGTCCAGAGAGTATGCACACAAATTGGTCTTCAGACCAGGCTGGAAATATCATTGCGAAGAGTACTTCCCCTCCGTCCATGGATCTGCAATCACGCTTCATCAACGACGCTTTGTATCGAGATACACCTCCTCAATCAGCACCTGCAACACAGCAACACTTCCAACGGACTCCATACATGCACCACCCGCAAATGCGACCTGGTTTTCACTCAACTACTGACCTTACCATCCAACAACCCAAGCCGTCACATTTCAGAAGACCATCACTGCCCGATACGGCGCAAACACAGGACGAAAGTAACATGCATTTTGTACAGCCTGGCACCATGAACTATGATGAGATGTCTCTGAGTGGTATTCATCATAATGTCCCATTTGCTCCCCAGATTTCGACGGTGCCAGATTTTCTAGTACATCAGTACAACCCACCACAAGGCACTGATTCACATGGAAACCCTTTACGGCGAACAACTGAACCTCAGCCGAAGAGTTACATCTTCGCCAACCAAGGGCCAGGTGATTTCGGGGGCCAGTAG